A stretch of Geomonas oryzisoli DNA encodes these proteins:
- a CDS encoding YcgN family cysteine cluster protein, with translation MAPGPEMDQQQWEALCEQCGLCCFEKIEDEDGRILFTSTPCRYLDITTRRCKIYKKRFKVFPECVQLTPELVKELKWLHRSCGYKKAMRKGIL, from the coding sequence ATGGCACCGGGACCCGAAATGGATCAGCAGCAGTGGGAGGCCCTTTGCGAGCAATGCGGCCTTTGCTGTTTCGAGAAGATAGAAGACGAGGACGGCAGGATCCTGTTCACCTCGACTCCCTGTCGTTATCTCGACATCACTACGAGGCGCTGCAAGATTTACAAGAAGCGTTTCAAGGTTTTCCCCGAGTGCGTCCAGCTCACCCCCGAGCTGGTCAAGGAGCTCAAGTGGCTGCACCGAAGCTGCGGCTACAAAAAGGCCATGCGCAAAGGCATCCTTTAA